In one window of Branchiostoma lanceolatum isolate klBraLanc5 chromosome 15, klBraLanc5.hap2, whole genome shotgun sequence DNA:
- the LOC136420279 gene encoding GDP-perosamine synthase-like, with protein MALVGVVPYGSLFIDASCRDILCGIRDCTVSSPDRQLNTRRLQKIWTTAQNPNHVLPCLSVRTGLDLFLTVKKFPPGSEIIMSAINIPDMARVVRHHGVRVIPIDVHMETLPPKVELLEGLVTERTVAVLVAHLYGKWFDMGEVIDIARRHGLYVLEDCAEGFCGFEYIGDPRSDIAFFSFGVIKPSTAFGGSILKIKDGNLFSAMNAPPSHRYGVFVLENVLGIDHQKMWISLLRGFPDQFFQKIRQQPSAGLLSLLVHRWTKPNLLNPGSDPRTRSISPDLPDFMELDTSIGAVWQKPGTAMTYKLAMFLGLSALLTVLMVDPALSDCCTRVDDCYGWLIPICHDCADGTHVSYPIGYVQSCG; from the exons ATGGCTTTGGTTGGAGTTGTGCCTTACGGGAGTTTGTTTATTG ATGCCTCATGCCGAGATATCCTGTGCGGCATCAGGGACTGTACTGTCTCCTCACCAGACCGGCAGCTGAACACACGCCGTCTCCAGAAGATATGGACGACCGCACAGAACCCAAACCACGTCCTGCCTTGCCTCTCCGTCCGCACGGGACTCGACCTGTTTCTTACGGTCAAGAAGTTTCCGCCAGGCTCAGAAATCATCATGTCCGCTATCAACATTCCTGACATGGCCCGCGTCGTCAGACACCACGGTGTACGGGTCATTCCCATAGATGTCCACATGGAGACCCTCCCGCCAAAAGTCGAACTTCTGGAAGGTCTGGTCACAGAGAGAACTGTAGCTGTACTTGTAGCGCACCTGTATGGGAAATGGTTTGACATGGGTGAAGTGATTGACATAGCGCGAAGGCACGGTCTATACGTACTTGAAGACTGCGCCGAGGGTTTCTGCGGATTTGAGTACATCGGAGATCCACGTTCAGATATTGCGTTCTTTAGTTTCGGTGTAATCAAGCCCTCAACTGCTTTTGGCGGATCTATTCTGAAAATCAAAGACGGCAATCTGTTTTCAGCGATGAACGCCCCACCCAGTCATC GTTACGGCGTCTTTGTCTTGGAGAATGTTCTAGGCATCGACCACCAGAAGATGTGGATTTCCCTGCTGAGGGGTTTCCCCGACCAGTTTTTTCAGAAGATCCGTCAGCAGCCGAGTGCTGGACTGCTGTCTTTGCTGGTCCATAG ATGGACCAAACCGAACCTACTGAACCCCGGCAGCGACCCCAGGACCCGGTCCATCAGCCCTGACCTACCAGACTTCATGGAGCTGGACACGTCCATTGGAGCAGTCTGGCAGAAGCCTGGG ACAGCCATGACCTACAAACTGGCGATGTTCCTGGGCCTGTCCGCCCTCCTGACGGTGCTGATGGTGGACCCAGCATTGTCAGACTGTTGCACAAGAGTTGATGACTGCTATGGGTGGCTGATTCCGATATGCCACGATTGCGCAGATGGCACCCATGTAAGTTACCCAATAGGATATGTGCAGTCATGTGGCTAG